Part of the Brassica oleracea var. oleracea cultivar TO1000 chromosome C8, BOL, whole genome shotgun sequence genome is shown below.
AACAACACATATGGAAGTTTGTGCATCACAGCTTCTTGTTTCTCATAATCATACCCTCTCTATCTCTCTCATATAACAAGAAAAAAGTTAAAATATGAATCCAGGACGTCTTCTTTGTTTCATTGGTTGTATCTTCCTCGTTGTCTCATCTGAAGCATCAAGAATTCACGTTGAAAGAAGACGCTTCTCCTCCAAACCTTTATCTACCCAAGAAAGAGGGTTTCTCCCTTCTCAACCCACCCTGCCGGTCGTCGGCGCCGGAGAAATTTTACCGGAGAAACGGAAGGTGAAGACGGGATCAAATCCTTTGCACAACAAGCGATGAGGAAAAGTCAGATAATTAGTTTCTCTAAACACTTTTATATCTATCTCTTTGTTTTCTTAACCACAGAGATATATATCACATATGTATATCTACTAAACATAATATACATTAATGTAGGGTTTATCCAATTTTTTTGTTACTCTCTTCTCAATACTTAGATGTTTATAAGATGATAGAGCGTGACTGCGTGAGTTAATCAATATTTTACATCCAGCTTTAGTTCTTTTTTTTTTTGTGCACATCCAGCTTTAGTTCATCGTGTATATTTTTTCAGTTGAAGAACAAATGTAATGGGTTAATTAGCAAAATAAAATAAAATGTAATGGTTATCTTGTCGGATTTGACCAAAAACGTAATTAGTCGATTCTCTTATAAAGTTTCTTGCTGTTGACGTAAATAAATAATTGTTCAACTTTTGACATGGGACGACGCCGTTGCGTTTGCGTTAAGGCGTTGGTGTAGCTGTGATACTGATTAAAGAGATGTAGAGCGGTGGACTTAACATCACTCAAGTGGTATTCAACAGTTTAATGACGCATTGAGGATTTATAATGTGATGGAGAAGAAGTGGTTTCAAGCTGATGTTTTTAGTTATAAACTTATAAATAATGAACAAGTTTGTTTAAGGCAAAGCAGTGATTGTTCAGGATGATTGGTAGAGACGTGAAGCCTTACACAGTTACTTATACTAATTTGATCAATATTTACCCCAGATAAGGTTGTCTTTCTAGGAGGCAAAGAACACATTCAAAAGTCACTGGCATCAAGAGAGAACACCAACCTAATGTTCTCTCGCTTGCAATGTGATGATCAATGCCTGCTGCAAACAGATGAAAAGTAGAACCCTTTAAGAACTTGTGTAAATGCTTTAAAACAGATGCTTTGCATCTTCATCTTTTTGCAGTACAGAGTTGGGGTCATAATCATTAATACAAAACCGTAAAGACATGTCGAAGAAGTGGCATATTGAGAGTAACGAAGGCATGCTATTAAGGAGAAACCAATCTTCAAAGAGCTTTCGAGAATTCTGCGTCCCAACAAATCTTAAATTATGCAAATGGAATCTTCCTAGTAACACTTGCATAGTTAACAGAGGTTCTCTACTAGTTCTATCCGACTTCGTCTAAAAATGTATACTGCTGTTAAATGATCCACGTCCAAAGCTAACTGCTTTGAAACTTAAAACCGAGAGATCAAAGTTGATTGACTCAGTGCTGCAGAAGACTCTGCTTTAGGAACAGTAGTCCGTTGCCAAATTTCTCCAGCTCGAATTGTGGGATCCACATTGTATTTATAAGTTGACCATTGACTTCTAACATTCAATAATTGGTCTGTGTTTTGTCCTTGGTAGCTCGATCTATCTTGTTGGGAATATAGTTTGTGAGCCACACAAAGTGGAAACTTCTACAATTGAAGAGTCAATCAAATTGACTTTAACTCTTATCATCGTTATACATTTATACTTATATATATTATCAAGTTGTTTTGGCTGCAAAACCAAATCAATCAAACCAAGTTTCTTCTTCAATATCTTTGTTTTGTTTCAAGTCTGTATTTTCCAAATGGGGAAACCGTGTTTCCATGTTTCTTCCATCTCCTCTTTCTTATCTTGTCTTTTTTTCTTGAGCTTCTTTGTCAACAGTCTTGTGTCTCTACCGTTTCCTCGTCCGGACCAAATCGAGATCCTTATGGCGTTTAAGGACGAGTTTCCAATCCTGAAATGTGACTTCAAAAAGTGTTCTACCTCAAAACAAATAACAAAATATTGGACCAGCAAAGACGTTAATTCCTTTGTTGGGGTTGAATTTTCTAGCGAGACTGGTGTAGTGACAGAACTACATCTACGTGGTGCATGTCTCAGTGGCAGTCTCAGTGCTAATAGTAGCCTTTTCAGGTTCCACGACCTCGGGTACCTCGATCTCTCTTACAACTACTTTGACTCCTTCTCGTTCCTCCCCGAACTTGGCAAACTCACAAACTTAGAGGTCTTGTTTCTTGATAATATGGGCTTAACCGGTGAAATTCCATCTTCATTCAGTAGCCTAAACCGTCTAACGGAGTTGGTCGTTTCAGAAAACGAGCTTTTCGGCAGTTTTTCCCCTCTACTCAATCTATCAAAACTCTCTTTTTTAGATTTTTCCAATAATCACTTTTCTGGAAATGTTCCTTCTTCTCTACTCACCATGCCTTTCCTGTCAATTCTTGGTTTGAGCCAAAACCACTTCATCGACTCTCTTGAAACTATAAATTGCTCTTCATCATCTAAGCTTGAAACATTATACCTTGACCATAACCATCTCAGTGGTCTAATCCTAGAGCCTCTCTCAAAATTAACCAACCTCAGATACCTCTACCTAGATTCTCAGAACACAACCAACCCAATCAACTTTGCCTCCTCCTTGGGCTTCAACTCTTTAGAAACACTGTATCTTTCCGGAAATGCTATATCAAGGCTTAATACCGGATCACCAAATTTGAAGACACTATTATTGGATAACTGCAACCTCAACGAGTTCCCCACATTTATTAAAAACCTACAGAAGCTGGAATATTTGGATATTGCAAACAACAGACTCAAAGGAGAAGTGCCTAATTGGTTATGGAGTATGCCTTCTTTGGTTTATTTGTATCTGTCTCACAACTCCCTCGATAGCTTTGAAGGCTCTCCCAAAATGCTTCTCAATTCGTCGCTTAGAGAGTTAGATCTGAGGTCAAATGATTTTCGAGGATCTCTTCCTATTATTTCACCAAGATTGAGGTTCATGCTTGCATCAAATAATAGTTTCACAGGAGACATTCCTCTTTCATTGTGCAACCAAAGCTACCTAGGCGTCCTTGATCTATCTCACAACAATTTCAGTGGTTCAATTCCTCGATGCTTGATTACATCAGAAGTAGAAGCACTGAATCTCCGAAACAACAATCTCATTGGGAGACTGCCAGACACATTCCACAAAAATAGCTCACTAATATCCCTTGACGTCAGCCACAATCAGATAACTGGGAAGCTTCCAAGGTCTCTTACAAATTGCACATACCTAGAGTATCTAAACGTAGAGGGCAATAGAATCGTGGACACCTTTCCGTTTTGGCTGAAGGATCTATGGTATCTACAAGTCATCGTCTTACGATCAAACATGTTCCATGGTCCTATCTATTCTCCTCATCATCATCTATCATTTCCTCAACTGCAGATGGTTGACATATCACGTAACAAATTCACCGGAAGGCTACCACAAGATTACTTTGTCACTTTGAGTATACCCTTGATCAGTATTCCCCAAAAGGAAAGAGAGCTGAGTTACTTGGGAGATCATTACTGGTATCTGAATAAGTATAACCTTTCCATGTATTTGAGAAACAAGGGAATAAACATGGAGCTGGAAAAGATCCTTGAGACCTACACAGCCATTGATTTCTCTGAAAACAATCTTGGAGGACAGATTCCAGAATCCATAGGCCTTTTGAAGTCTCTTATTGTGCTCAACTTATCCAACAATGACTTCACAGGCCATATTCCATCATCTTGGGCTTATCTCACGAGCCTCGAGTCACTAGACCTATCTCAGAACCAACTCACTGGAAAAATCCCGCAGGAGCTAGCAACCCTCTCGTTCTTGGAGTACATCAACGTTTCACATAACAAACTCACGGGCCAGATACCACACTCCACGCAGATTGGTGGACAGCCTAAATCATCTTTTGAAGGGAATCTCAATCTTTGTGGTCTTCCTCTTGAGGAGAGTTGCTTTGGGGACAAGGCACCATCAACACCAGAGGCACAAGAGCCAGAACCTCCAAAGCAAGAGCAAGTGTTGAACTGGAAAGCAGCGGCAATAGGATATGGCCCTGGAGTCTTGTTCGGACTGGCGATTGGACAGGTCCTTTATTCGTACAAACCGGTGCTGTTCTTCAAGTTGTTTCGCATATGAAATGAAGTTTTTGAATTTAGTTTTGTTGAAATAAGTGGTAAATGCTTTTGTAACTCTTCCGACTTAGATATGTATGTGTGTTTTATAAAGAAAAAAAATATGTGTGAGTGGTGAAATGAAAGTCTACCGTACGTAGGTTTTCCTTTCTTTTTTTCATGTTTCATTGTTAGTTTATACTCATGTGTTGTGTTGATCATTCATCCTTACATAAACATGAAAACAGAGGGGCTGTTCTTCTTTAAAGACTGTCTACTCTCTTATTAAGGGTTTTTGTAGCCATTGCGACAGAATGTATGTGTATGAGTGTGATATCGATAAAGTTGTCATCCTATGAAATAAAGTTGAATCGTTTTCCGTAGTTAAAAAAAATCTCGTACTCAAATTTCCTTACACAAACATGAGAACAGAGGCTCTGTCCAATGAATGACAAACCAGTGATGTCACAATCTTCTCGTCTTTTTGAGACTGTTAATAAAATTTTGAAGTACGTTTCACTTCTAGGCTTTCAAAACTTACATCAGGCAATTTTGGTTATATAGTTTTAGTATTTGAAGTATCTTTATGTGCTTGTAATTTCTATGATGTGTTTGTATTCCAGACAACAAGGCCTTGGTATTCGAGTTGTATATTTTATTGATAGAGAGAATTGGGAAAAAGGAATATCTATATGTATGTCAGATGATAAGATCTTGTAATTATCAGATTGTAACAAGTTTCAATGTTTGCTAAAAAGGTTGATGTAGTTTTGTATACCATTAAAGTTTTAAGTTAGTTTGCAGTGTTTCTATTGGAGTCGGATGACCATAATGGCAAAACATGTTTAACCAGAAGCTTTTGTGACCATGAGAGCTTACACAAATGTCCCCGTTGCGAGAGCATTCACCTCATAAGTCAGTTTAAGAGAGAAAAGAAGTGGACGTGAGAGTCACGTCTGGTTATATTGACGTAAGAATCACGTTTGGTTAAATGACGTAAGAAAAAGACGTTGTTTGCTTCCTTGGTGGAAATCCTCTTTGTCGATTCCAACTCTTCTTCATGTTTTGTCTCTATTAGCCACACAAAGTGGAAACTTCCACAATTGAACACTTAAGCAACTTGACTTTAACTCTTATCATTGTTAGTTATAATGCCTATTGAACACTTAAGCAACTTGGCTTTAACTTTTATCATTGTTATAATGCCTATTGAACACTCAAGCAACTTTTAAAGATACTCTATTATATCGTTAAAAGTTGTTTTGGCTGCAAAACCATATCATACATACCAAAGTTCTTCTTCAATATCTTTTCCATCCTTCGTCCGGATCAATTAAGTAATTATGAAAATTCCTCTAAAAAGCTTTGACAAAAAAGAGTTCAAAAGGATTTTAAACTTTTTACAAAACATTAAAACACGATAGGGAAATTTTTTAAATCACTAGACTGATTAAGAGGAACTTAGTTATCCCAAATGTGCGAAACAAATGAAGCATAACGTTCTCTAACAATCAAATCAATGACAGGACCCACATTCTATCTGTTTCGACACACTATGAGAATACACATAAGTTTCAATTACCAATTAGGTAATTTTTTTAAAAAATCTCCCTCCAAAAAGAAAAGTTTTGACAAAGCAAAACAGTTTAAAATCCGTGTAGAACGATTTAAAACAAGTTTCCCATAAAATCTACATACATACTACAAATAGACTAATGATGAAAGGATTTTGTACCTCAGCCACTGCCTACTCTGTTTTGGCCGGAACAACTTCGACGGTGCGTTTAATCTTGAGATAAGGAATGAGTTGTTTTGACGTCAATGATCCCTTTCACTATCACCAAGTTCTTGGCGCTGGCGCTATCAAATGACGACTGAGTTAACCCCTGTAAATTAACATCAAACATTAATTCGTAATTAATACAATAATTAAAACCAATAGATTATGCTAACAAGTTCTTACGCAACCGTTCGATATTTTCCATAGGGAAACTGCGTTATGAGTAGTTCAACCTAATTATAAGTAATATTTTCCATCACCAGCCGTATCAATTGATTTTTTATAATAATAATTCAAAAAATGGATTTAGATTAAGGTAATAATAAACTCACCTTAATTCTGCTGACAATTCTTTTGATTTTGTGTTCGCAGCCTTATTCGTCTTCAAAAACCACCGTACTCTGCATCACGAAAAAAAATATGATTAATCATTGGTTAATTTTCAATTATTAAACATAAACTTATCATCAAATCGATTTAAGATTAATACCACAATCTCATCGAGAAAACATATTCCTCAAAAAAAAAGAAAAAAAGAAATCAGATGTTTATCGGCCACGAGTCAAGAAATCACAAATCGACTAAAATCAAACGAAACCTTAAACGGACGAACACAAGCAAGGTAAAACTCGAAGCGAAACATAGAACTCATAACAAAACCAAGATTTCAAATCGAAACACAAAATAAAAAGACTTGCGAAGAAACATACCTCTTGACTTGATCATGCATGTTTGCTCTCACTCGTCGCCTATAATTGCTCTCTCTCTCTTGTCGCCTATAATTTGCTCTCCAACAGATTCTTGCTTTTCTTTTTTGTGAATGAGTTTGTGAGGAATGAATGAAAGATGATGAGGAAAGGAAGGAACGAGAGAGCACTTCTTATAGAAGTTACGAAGAGGAGGAGCCAACGGCTAAATAATGACAACGGTCATATTTTGTATTATTATTAATATATATATTTATTAGTTAATAATATTACAACGGTCATATTATTTTTTTATTATTAATAGATATTTATTAGTTCAGTTCAAAAAAAAGATATTTTATTAGTAACTTTCAAGAGTTACGATTTTCAAGAATTTAAAAACAATCACGAATCAATGAAATAACAATAGAAACCAGACTGGTTCCAAAATCATAAACCGGCCGGTTTGATCCAGAGAACCGACTCCGGTTTCCTGCGATTTCAAATTCTCAAATCACTGGAGTGATTGCGAACGCGATGCGAAGGTAGATTGAACCTCCTTTGGTTTCTGAGATGCAATTATAGCGATTGATATCGATTTGGATCGGGTGTTGATTTGTGAGTGATTTTGCAGATTAGGGAGCCACCGGATTCACGGGAGGATGGTGGCGAATCTCTCAATCGGAGTTATAGTTCTACTCATCTGTACTCTCTCGCTTCTCTTCTCAGCTAACGTCGGTCGCGATCGCGAGCCTGCGCGTTCATCTAAGGTTGTTATGTTAGTATGGATTTTGAGTAGTGATTTGTTAGCTGAAGTTATAAGTTCTTCTTGTGTTGATTTAAGCATTTGATACTTGAGTAGATAGATGTGGAAGAGTATGGATTTTGAGTAGTGATTTTGTAGCTGGAGATATCAGTTCTTCTTGTGGTAATAATGTGGTGGAAGAGCTGTGGGAGAGTGCTGAGTCTGGTGGTTGGAGACCATCTTCTGCTCCACGATCTGACTGGCCTCGTATGTTCATCTCATGTTTTTGACCTGTAAAGATTTCACTCTGTGCTTTTATCTCGGAAGTATTGGGGCTTTTCCAGGATTGGAATGATGATTATTAGAATCTTTTGGTTACTTTTTGCAGCTCCTACGGAGGAGACGAATGGCTATCTTCGTGTTCGGTGTAATGGTGGTTTGAATCAGCAACGTAGTGCGGTNNNNNNNNNNNNNNNNNNNNNNNNNNNNNNNNNNNNNNNNNNNNNNNNNNNNNNNNNNNNNNNNNNNNNNNNNNNNNNNNNNNNNNNNNNNNNNNNNNNNNNNNNNNNNNNNNNNNNNNNNNNNNNNNNNNNNNNNNNNNNNNNNNNNNNNNNNNNNNNNNNNNNNNNNNNNNNNNNNNNNNNNNNNNNNNNNNNNNNNNNNNNNNNNNNNNNNNNNNNNNNNNNNNNNNNNNNNNNNNNNNNNNNNNNNNNNNNNNNNNNNNNNNNNNNNNNNNNNNNNNNNNNNNNNNNNNNNNNNNNNNNNNNNNNNNNNNNNNNNNNNNNNNNNNNNNNNNNNNNNNNNNNNNNNNNNNNNNNNNNNNNNNNNNNNNNNNNNNNNNNNNNNNNNNNNNNNNNNNNNNNNNNNNNNNNNNNNNNNNNNNNNNNNNNNNNNNNNNNNNNNNNNNNNNNNNNNNNNNNNNNNNNNNNNNNNNNNNNNNNNNNNNNNNNNNNNNNNNNNNNNNNNNNNNNNNNNNNNNNNNNNNNNNNNNNNNNNNNNNNNNNNNNNNNNNNNNNNNNNNNNNNNNNNNNNNNNNNNNNNNNNNNNNNNNNNNNNNNNNNNNNNNNNNNNNNNNNNNNNNNNNNNNNNNNNNNNNNNNNNNNNNNNNNNNNNNNNNNNNNNNNNNNNNNNNNNNNNNNNNNNNNNNNNNNNNNNNNNNNNNNNNNNNNNNNNNNNNNNNNNNNNNNNNNNNNNNNNNNNNNNNNNNNNNNNNNNNNNNNNNNNNNNNNNNNNNNNNNNNNNNNNNNNNNNNNNNNNNNNNNNNNNNNNNNNNNNNNNNNNNNNNNNNNNNNNNNNNNNNNNNNNNNNNNNNNNNNNNNNNNNNNNNNNNNNNNNNNNNNNNNNNNNNNNNNNNNNNNNNNNNNNNNNNNNNNNNNNNNNNNNNNNNNNNNNNNNNNNNNNNNNNNNNNNNNNNNNNNNNNNNNNNNNNNNNNNNNNNNNNNNNNNNNNNNNNNNNNNNNNNNNNNNNNNNNNNNNNNNNNNNNNNNNNNNNNNNNNNNNNNNNNNNNNNNNNNNNNNNNNNNNNNNNNNNNNNNNNNNNNNNNNNNNNNNNNNNNNNNNNNNNNNNNNNNNNNNNNNNNNNNNNNNNNNNNNNNNNNNNNNNNNNNNNNNNNNNNNNNNNNNNNNNNNNNNNNNNNNNNNNNNNNNNNNNNNNNNNNNNNNNNNNNNNNNNNNNNNNNNNNNNNNNNNNNNNNNNNNNNNNNNNNNNNNNNNNNNNNNNNNNNNNNNNNNNNNNNNNNNNNNNNNNNNNNNNNNNNNNNNNNNNNNNNNNNNNNNNNNNNNNNNNNNNNNNNNNNNNNNNNNNNNNNNNNNNNNNNNNNNNNNNNNNNNNNNNNNNNNNNNNNNNNNNNNNNNNNNNNNNNNNNNNNNNNNNNNNNNNNNNNNNNNNNNNNNNNNNNNNNNNNNNNNNNNNNNNNNNNNNNNNNNNNNNNNNNNNNTGTTGACGTAAATAAATAATTGTTCAACTTTTGACATGGGACGACGCCGTTGCGTTTGCGCTAAGGCGTTAGTGCAGCTGTGATACTGGTTAAAGAGATGTAGAGCGGTGGACTTAACATCACTCAAGTGGTATTCAACAGTTTAATGACGCATTGAGGATTTATAATGTGATGGAGAAGAAGTGGTTTCAAGCTGATGTTTTTAGTTATAAACTTATAAATAATGAACAAGTTTGTTTAAGGCAAAGCAGTGATTGTTCAGGATGATTGGTAGAGACGTGAAGCCTTACACAGTTACTTATACTAATTTGATCAATATTTACTCCAGATAAGGTTGTCTTTCTAGGAGGCAAAGAACACATTCAAAAGTCACTGGCATCAAGAGAGAACACCAACCTAATGTTCTCTCGCTTGCAATGTGATGATCAATGCCTACTGCAAACAGATGAAAAGTAGAACCCTTTAAGAACTTGTGTAAATGCTTTAAAACAGATGCTTTGCATCTTCATCTTTTTGCAGTACAGAGTTGGGGTCATAATCATTAATACAAAACCGTAAAGACATGTCGAAGAAGTGGCATATTGAGAGTAACGATGGCATGCTATTAAGGAGAAACCAATCTTCAAAGAGCTTTCGAGAATTCTGCGTCCCAACAAATCTTAAATTATGCAAATGGAATCTTCCTAGTAACACTTGCATTGTAAATAGAGGTTCTATACTAGTTAGTCTAAAAATGTAAACTTCTGTCAAACAATCCACGTCCAAAGCTAACTGCTTTGAAACTTAAAACCGAGAGATCAAAGTTGATTGACTCAGTGATGCAGAAGACTTTGCTTTAGGAACAGTAGTCGGTTGCCAAATTTCTCCAGCTCGAATTGTGGGATCCACATTGTATTTATAAGTTGACCATTGACTTCTAACATTCAATAACTGGTCCGTGTTTTATCCTTGGTAACTCGATCTATCTTGTTCGGAGTATAGATTGTGAATGTGAGCCACACAAAGTGAAAACTTCCACAATTAAAGACTCAAGGAACTTGACGTCAACTCTTATAATCGTTATGCTTTATACTCTATATATATATATATATATATATTATCAAGTTGTTTTGGCTGCAAAACCAGATCATACATTACCCAAGTTTCTTCTTCCAAAGTCTTTTATTTTCCAAAATGGAGAAACCGTGTTTCCATGTTTCTTCTATCTCATGTTTCCTCTGTTGGGTCTTCATCTCCAGCTTCTTTATCAACAGTCTTGTTTCTCTCACCTCTCCTCGTCCTGACCAAATTGAGATCCTTTAAGAACGAGTTTCCAATCCTCAAATGTGACTTCCTTATCTCTGAACAAACAAAATCTTGGACCAGCAAAGACTCTAAGTCCTTTGATGGTGTTGTGTTTGATAGTGAAACTGGTGTAGTGACAGAACTAGACCTAGAAGGTGCATGTCTCAGTGGCAGTCTCAGTGCTAATAGTAGCCTTTTCAGACTCCACCACCTAAGGTACCTCCTTCTCTCTGACAGCTACTTTGACTCATTCTCATTCCTCCCCGGACTTGGCCAACTCACAAACTTAGAGTTCTTGGATCTTTCATATATGGGTTTAGTCGGTGAAATTCCATCATCAATTAGTAGCCTAAACCGTCTAACGAAGCTGTATCTTTACGGTAATGAGCTTATTGGCAGTTTTTCCCCTCTACTCAATCTATCAAAGCTCTCTTCTTTAGATCTTTCCGAAAATCACTTTTCTGGAAACGTTCCTTGTTCTCTACTCACCATGCCTTTCCTGTCATTTCTTGATTTGAACTCTAACCATCTCATCGACTCTCTTGAAACTATGAACTGCTCTTCATCATCTAAGCTTGAGAGGTTATTCCTCGGCTATAACCGTCTCAATGGTCGAATCCTAGAGCCTCTTTCAAAATTAGCCAACCTCAAGTACCTCAACCTAGCTTCTCAGAACACAACCGACCCAATCAACTTCGTCTCCTCCTTAGGCTTCAAGTCTTTAGAGGAACTGCATCTTTTCAGAAATGCTATATCGAGGATTAATATCGGATCACCAAATTTGAACACGTTATACTTGAATAACTGCAGCATCAACGAGTTCCCCACATTTATTAAAAACCTACAGAATCTGGAATATTTGCAAATGAGAAACAATAGACTCAAAGGAGAAGTGCCTAAATGGTTATGGAGTATGCCTTCTTTGATTCGATTGTCTCTCTCTCTCACAACTCCCTCGATAGCTTTGAAGGCTCGCCAAAAATGCTTCTCAATTCGTCTCTTGGCTGGTTAGATCTGAGGTCAAACGCTTTTCGAGGACCTCTTCCTATTATTTCACCGAGATTGTGGCTCATGATTGCATCAAAGAATAGTTTCACAGGAGACATACCTCTTTTATTGTGCAATCAAAGCGAGACCTACGTCTGCTTGATCTATCGCACAACAACTTCAGTGGTTCAATTCCCTCATGTTTGACTAATTCATCAGTGGAATATCTGGTTCTCCAAAACAACAATCTCATTGGGAGACTTGCCAACATATTCCACAAAACTGGCTCACTAGCAACACTTGACGTTAGCCACAATCAAATAACTGGGAAGCTTCCACGGTCTCTTAGAAACTGCACAAACCTGGAGATAGTAAACGTGGAGGGCAATAGAATCACAGGCACCTTTCCGTTTTGGTTGAAGGATCTACCGAATCTGGAAGTCATGGTCCTACGATCAAACATGTTCCATGGTCCAATCTATTCTCTTCAACATCCTCTATCATTTCCACAACTGCGGATTATTGACATATCCCATAACAGATTCACGGGAAGCCTACCACATGATTACTTTGTCAATTGGAGTACACTGTTGATCAGTATTCCCCCAGAGGAAAGAGATATGTACGTGGGATATGGTTTCAGGTATAGTTATTACCCTTCTATGTTTCTGAGAAACAAAGGAATCAACATGGAGCTGGAAAAGATCCTTTTGACCTACAATCTTTGTGGTCCTCCTCTTGAGAAGAGTTGCTTCGGAGACAAGGCACCATCAACACCAGAGGCACAAGAGCCTGAACCTCCAAAGCAAGAGCAAGTGTTGAACTGGAAAGCAGCGGCAATGGGATACGGCCCTGGAGTCTTGTTTGGACTAGCGATTGGACAAGTCCTTTATTCGTTCAAACCGGTGCTGTTCTTCAAGTTGTTTCGCATTTGAAATGAAGTTTTTGAATTTAGTTTTGTTGAAATAAGTGGTAAGGTTTTTGTAACTCTTCCGACTTAGATATATGTATGTGTTTAGACAAATGTGTGTGAGTGATATCAATAAGTTATTTCATGAAATGAAAGTCAGACTTTCGTAGGTTTTTCTTTTCTGTTTCATTGTTAGCTTTACAAAACATGAAAAGAGAGGGGGTATACTCTGTTCTTCTTTAAAAGACTGTCTACTCTCAAACTAAGGGTTTTTGTAGCCGTTCCGGCATAGATGTGTATGTGTATGAGGTGATATCGATAAGTTATAATCTCATGAAATAAAGGTAAATCATTCATCCGTAAATTAAATAAACTCAGGTACTCAAATTTCTTTAAACAAACATGAAAACAGGGATGGTCTACTCTGTTCTTTAAAGACTGTTTGTTTTATTTGCCTGAGCACGTGATAGGCACATTGTTTGGCACTGGCGTTCTCACACAGAATCATGGTGGAGAAAAAGGGTCGATCTCACGGGAAGATATTTAAATGTTTTTAAATTCCAAAGAGACAATAACTTGAGTTAAAAGCGGAATGAAACAGGAAAGCTAGTGAAGATAAATACTGATCTAGAAGATGATTACAAATCAAGAAGAAACATTCTGAAGAAAAAAGATTTGATGGATGATGGATGATAGATGATGGAAGGTTCATGTCTACATCTGTTATATCAAGTGCAGGATTTGTCATCACTCACCTTGATAATGATTCATGATCTCGGCAGCGAGAATCATCACCAATGTGGTTGAATCTCTCTGCCCAGGCTTCTAAAGATCTCAATAATCTCATTCTCTGCTTATACATATGGGTATATATACAGTCTGGATAGCACAGTAGAAACGTTGATACTTATAGCTAATGTTGATCTTGTCTACTATACCTTGTTAGGACTGTAGTGGTAGTAATTCTAGTGAGGTTTCAGCTTACTTTAGAGAACCTTCTTTTATTTGTTACAAAAAATCAGAATTTCGCAGTGGCTAGGCTTCATGAGTGTACTTTCAGGTTGTCTGTTATTGACTGTGATGAGATATAATCTAAAACGTTTCACTTTTAGGCTTTCAAAACTTACAACAGGCAATTTTGGTTATAGTTTTAGTATTTTGAAGTATCTTTACGTGCTTGTAATTTCTATGATGCGTTTGTTTATATAGTTGCAAAATGTTATTTTGAAATATCTTTATGTGCTTGTGATTTCTTTATTCT
Proteins encoded:
- the LOC106308028 gene encoding receptor-like protein 12; the protein is MGKPCFHVSSISSFLSCLFFLSFFVNSLVSLPFPRPDQIEILMAFKDEFPILKCDFKKCSTSKQITKYWTSKDVNSFVGVEFSSETGVVTELHLRGACLSGSLSANSSLFRFHDLGYLDLSYNYFDSFSFLPELGKLTNLEVLFLDNMGLTGEIPSSFSSLNRLTELVVSENELFGSFSPLLNLSKLSFLDFSNNHFSGNVPSSLLTMPFLSILGLSQNHFIDSLETINCSSSSKLETLYLDHNHLSGLILEPLSKLTNLRYLYLDSQNTTNPINFASSLGFNSLETLYLSGNAISRLNTGSPNLKTLLLDNCNLNEFPTFIKNLQKLEYLDIANNRLKGEVPNWLWSMPSLVYLYLSHNSLDSFEGSPKMLLNSSLRELDLRSNDFRGSLPIISPRLRFMLASNNSFTGDIPLSLCNQSYLGVLDLSHNNFSGSIPRCLITSEVEALNLRNNNLIGRLPDTFHKNSSLISLDVSHNQITGKLPRSLTNCTYLEYLNVEGNRIVDTFPFWLKDLWYLQVIVLRSNMFHGPIYSPHHHLSFPQLQMVDISRNKFTGRLPQDYFVTLSIPLISIPQKERELSYLGDHYWYLNKYNLSMYLRNKGINMELEKILETYTAIDFSENNLGGQIPESIGLLKSLIVLNLSNNDFTGHIPSSWAYLTSLESLDLSQNQLTGKIPQELATLSFLEYINVSHNKLTGQIPHSTQIGGQPKSSFEGNLNLCGLPLEESCFGDKAPSTPEAQEPEPPKQEQVLNWKAAAIGYGPGVLFGLAIGQVLYSYKPVLFFKLFRI
- the LOC106308029 gene encoding uncharacterized protein At1g04910-like isoform X1; translation: MRRLGSHRIHGRMVANLSIGVIVLLICTLSLLFSANVGRDREPARSSKLEISVLLVVIMWWKSCGRVLSLVVGDHLLLHDLTGLVCSSHVFDLSYGGDEWLSSCSV
- the LOC106308029 gene encoding uncharacterized protein At1g04910-like isoform X2; the encoded protein is MRRLGSHRIHGRMVANLSIGVIVLLICTLSLLFSANVGRDREPARSSKLEISVLLVVIMWWKSCGRVLSLVVGDHLLLHDLTGLLLRRRRMAIFVFGVMVV